Proteins encoded together in one Gallaecimonas xiamenensis 3-C-1 window:
- a CDS encoding GGDEF domain-containing protein, with product MLGGLSLLFSVKALGGSFEEDLSLAESLRVKNPPRTQQMLAELGERLGQASLEQFQRYQLLRAHQELLVGHYEEAEEKLLHLMDQVQEPNKRMRTLYLLAQLSEIRNDSEQSFHYMLAAADLYPKLTELQAKVDYLFISAHMYSRVEEFTEAEAKAQELVSLSEKGNDYQRCIAQQAQLAVFAGSEQLDKGFAAANRQIELCKVSGGPIYVADAQMFLGHYALQKGDTKRALSYYLEAKNAFDDLNYRTGKLSSSIGIAQSFLAQGNTTLAYNWANRALDMVNPEEQWSEQSELYEVLSTLAQKQGDLNELVRFDKLYVKANKALVQEDKQTRLAFLQARLEFENQRQRIQMLEQQNQVLNLQDSNGRQRFWLVTQGMLGAGGICLLLFAVLVRNQRQRSRLMKLAQTDPLTGLLTRQGLLDKAKPLYLQCQAKGEPLAIILADIDSFKNFNHQYGLNTGDKALRRMAHRLRSSMEPGTLVGRSCGAEFLILLPGLDLDEAKDRVRFCQRADPGGEDANLDLLMTLSFGLIQPLPGGQLGLEQAIQAASLALEKAKERGFNSIEVAEAQGSTA from the coding sequence ATGTTAGGGGGCCTGTCTTTGCTTTTCAGTGTCAAGGCGTTGGGCGGCTCCTTCGAGGAGGACCTCAGCCTGGCCGAATCCCTGCGGGTGAAAAACCCGCCCCGTACCCAACAAATGCTGGCCGAACTGGGAGAACGCCTGGGCCAGGCCAGCCTCGAGCAGTTCCAGCGCTATCAACTGCTGCGCGCCCACCAGGAGTTACTGGTGGGTCACTACGAGGAGGCAGAAGAGAAGCTGCTGCACCTGATGGACCAGGTCCAAGAACCCAACAAGCGCATGCGCACCCTCTACCTGCTGGCGCAATTGTCCGAGATCCGCAACGACTCGGAGCAAAGCTTTCATTACATGCTGGCCGCCGCCGACCTCTACCCCAAACTGACCGAGCTGCAGGCCAAGGTGGATTACCTTTTCATCTCGGCCCACATGTATAGCCGGGTCGAAGAGTTCACCGAAGCCGAAGCCAAGGCCCAGGAGCTGGTGTCTTTGAGCGAGAAGGGCAACGACTACCAGCGCTGTATAGCCCAACAGGCGCAACTGGCCGTCTTTGCCGGCAGCGAGCAACTGGATAAGGGCTTTGCCGCCGCCAACCGGCAAATCGAGCTCTGCAAAGTCTCCGGCGGCCCCATTTACGTTGCCGATGCCCAGATGTTCCTGGGCCACTACGCCCTGCAAAAGGGCGACACCAAGCGGGCCCTTTCCTACTATCTGGAAGCCAAAAACGCCTTTGACGACCTCAATTACCGCACCGGCAAGCTCAGCAGCAGCATCGGTATTGCCCAAAGTTTTTTGGCCCAGGGCAACACCACCCTGGCCTACAACTGGGCCAACAGGGCCCTGGATATGGTCAACCCCGAGGAGCAGTGGTCCGAACAAAGTGAACTCTACGAGGTGTTGTCGACCCTGGCCCAAAAGCAGGGAGATCTCAACGAACTGGTGCGTTTTGACAAGCTTTATGTCAAGGCCAACAAGGCCCTGGTCCAGGAAGACAAGCAAACCCGCCTGGCTTTCTTGCAGGCCCGCCTGGAGTTTGAAAACCAACGCCAACGTATCCAGATGCTCGAGCAGCAAAACCAGGTCTTGAACCTGCAAGACAGCAATGGCCGCCAGCGTTTCTGGCTGGTGACCCAGGGCATGCTGGGGGCCGGCGGCATCTGCCTGCTGCTGTTTGCGGTGCTGGTACGTAACCAGCGCCAGCGCAGCCGCTTGATGAAGTTGGCCCAGACCGACCCTTTGACCGGGCTGCTGACCCGCCAAGGCCTGCTGGACAAGGCCAAACCCCTTTACCTGCAATGCCAGGCCAAAGGCGAACCTTTGGCCATTATCCTGGCGGACATCGACAGCTTTAAGAACTTCAACCACCAGTACGGCCTCAACACCGGCGACAAGGCGTTGAGGCGCATGGCCCATCGCCTGCGCTCTTCCATGGAACCCGGTACCCTGGTGGGACGCAGCTGCGGCGCGGAATTCTTGATACTGCTGCCGGGGCTGGACCTGGACGAGGCCAAGGATCGGGTCCGTTTCTGCCAAAGAGCCGATCCGGGCGGGGAAGATGCCAACCTGGATCTGCTGATGACATTGAGTTTTGGCCTTATCCAGCCCCTTCCGGGTGGCCAGCTGGGTTTGGAGCAGGCTATCCAAGCTGCCAGCCTGGCCTTGGAAAAGGCCAAGGAAAGGGGTTTTAACAGCATTGAAGTGGCCGAGGCCCAAGGAAGTACAGCATGA
- the asnS gene encoding asparagine--tRNA ligase — MTQASVKAVLAGQFPVGTEVQVNGWVRTRRDSKAGISFVAVYDGSCFNPLQAVVPNSLNNYEDEVKKLTAGVSVTITGKVVESPASGQAFELETSHLDVLGWVDDPDTYPMAAKRHSIEYLREVAHLRPRTNLIGAVARVRNCLSQAIHRFFHQNGYFWMASPILTASDCEGAGEMFRVSTLDMANLPRTDKGEVDYSQDFFGKETFLTVSGQLNGETYACALGKIYTFGPTFRAENSNTSRHLAEFWMVEPEVAFAELKDIAQLSEDMLKYVFQAVLNECPDDMAFFAERVDKDAVNRLEKMITAPFVRMDYTDAIEILKNCDKQFEYPVEWGVDLQSEHERYLAEEHVGAPVILQNYPKDIKAFYMRLNDDGKTVAAMDVLAPGIGEIIGGSQREERLDVLDARLDEMGLSKEDYWWYRDLRRYGTVPHAGFGLGFERLVSYVTGVQNIRDVIPFPRAPGNAKF, encoded by the coding sequence ATGACGCAAGCGTCGGTAAAAGCGGTGCTGGCCGGGCAATTCCCGGTAGGTACCGAAGTGCAGGTTAACGGTTGGGTACGTACCCGCCGGGATTCCAAAGCCGGGATCTCTTTCGTGGCTGTCTATGACGGCTCCTGTTTCAATCCCCTGCAAGCCGTCGTACCCAATTCCTTGAATAATTACGAGGACGAGGTCAAGAAGCTGACGGCCGGTGTCTCCGTTACCATTACCGGCAAAGTGGTGGAATCCCCGGCCTCAGGCCAGGCCTTCGAGCTGGAAACCAGTCACCTGGACGTGCTGGGTTGGGTGGACGATCCCGACACTTACCCCATGGCCGCCAAGCGCCACAGCATCGAGTATCTGCGGGAAGTGGCCCACCTGCGCCCCCGCACCAACCTTATCGGTGCCGTGGCCCGGGTCCGTAACTGCCTGAGCCAGGCCATTCACCGCTTCTTTCACCAGAACGGCTATTTCTGGATGGCCAGCCCCATCCTGACCGCCTCCGACTGCGAAGGCGCCGGTGAAATGTTCCGGGTCTCCACCCTGGACATGGCCAACCTGCCCCGCACCGACAAAGGTGAGGTGGACTACAGCCAGGATTTCTTCGGCAAAGAAACCTTCCTGACCGTCTCTGGCCAGCTGAACGGCGAGACCTACGCCTGCGCCCTTGGCAAAATTTACACCTTCGGCCCTACCTTCCGCGCCGAAAACTCCAACACCAGCCGCCATTTGGCGGAATTCTGGATGGTGGAGCCGGAAGTGGCCTTTGCCGAGCTCAAGGACATCGCCCAGCTGTCTGAAGACATGCTCAAGTATGTCTTCCAAGCGGTGCTGAACGAGTGCCCGGACGACATGGCCTTCTTCGCCGAGCGGGTGGATAAAGACGCCGTGAACCGCCTGGAGAAGATGATCACCGCACCTTTCGTGCGTATGGATTACACCGACGCCATCGAGATCCTCAAAAACTGCGACAAGCAGTTCGAGTATCCGGTGGAATGGGGTGTGGACCTGCAATCGGAGCACGAGCGCTACCTGGCTGAAGAACACGTGGGCGCCCCGGTTATCCTGCAGAACTATCCCAAGGACATCAAAGCCTTCTACATGCGCCTCAACGACGACGGCAAGACCGTCGCGGCCATGGACGTACTGGCCCCCGGCATCGGCGAAATCATCGGTGGCTCCCAGCGCGAAGAACGCCTGGACGTGCTGGATGCGCGCCTGGATGAAATGGGCCTGTCCAAGGAAGACTACTGGTGGTACCGGGACCTGCGCCGTTACGGCACCGTGCCCCACGCCGGCTTCGGCCTGGGCTTCGAGCGCCTGGTGTCCTACGTGACCGGGGTGCAGAACATCAGGGACGTTATCCCCTTCCCCCGCGCTCCAGGCAACGCCAAGTTCTAA
- a CDS encoding LemA family protein: MIGLIITLVIIAALLFWVAAIYNQLVALKARFENAFSQIEVQLKRRYDLIPNLVETAKGYLKHESETLTKVTEARNQALASLQAASGQPGDADAIKALASAEKQLSTSLAGFNLQVEAYPDLKANQNMMQLTEELTTTENRVAFARQAFNDAVTSYNVYRKSFPNVIFAATFGHASDASLLEFEDSAAIQAAPKVSF, encoded by the coding sequence ATGATAGGACTGATCATTACCCTCGTAATCATTGCCGCCCTGCTGTTTTGGGTAGCAGCCATCTACAACCAGTTGGTGGCCCTCAAAGCCCGTTTCGAAAATGCCTTCTCGCAGATCGAAGTGCAGCTCAAGCGCCGTTACGATCTCATTCCCAACCTGGTGGAAACCGCCAAAGGCTACCTCAAGCACGAAAGCGAGACCCTGACCAAGGTCACCGAAGCCCGTAACCAGGCCCTGGCTTCCCTGCAGGCGGCCAGCGGCCAGCCCGGCGACGCCGATGCCATCAAGGCCCTTGCCAGCGCCGAGAAGCAGCTGTCCACCAGCCTGGCCGGCTTCAACCTGCAGGTGGAGGCCTACCCCGACCTCAAGGCCAACCAGAACATGATGCAGCTCACCGAAGAGCTGACCACCACCGAAAACCGCGTCGCCTTTGCCCGCCAGGCCTTCAATGACGCCGTAACCAGCTATAACGTCTATCGCAAGAGCTTCCCCAACGTGATCTTTGCCGCTACTTTCGGCCACGCCAGCGACGCTTCCTTGCTGGAATTCGAAGACAGCGCCGCCATCCAAGCCGCCCCGAAAGTCAGTTTCTAA
- a CDS encoding M48 family metallopeptidase has protein sequence MDFYSHQDQARSKSFWLLVLFAIGLLLLSTVTTLLLGLALRQGAEHPDPQLPLFSLTLYGWVSGGVFLAALLAAAFKYLGLHSGGRKVAESLGGRRVLGSTTNHQERQLLNVVEEMAIAAGVPVPPVYILGESGINAFAAGFSINDAVIGVTQGAVDHFSRDELQAVIGHEFSHIFNGDMRLNLRLVALLYGLFFVGNLGRLLLHVSDSGSSSNKKNNGGVLLALGIGLLIMGYLGGLWARIMQSAINRQREYLADASAVQFTRNPQGLASALKKVGGHQSGSVVSHSATAEFSHLFFGPAMTSQFAGLFASHPPLRTRILRLDPSWDGHYSRSTPNQGQEVSSKVQPSATAALAGSAQAALAMAAALPAALNVASREPLDACYLIFALLLDEDDNLRQQQLQGLKAPQRALAYFEELGSLQPGQRLPLVEKAIPSLKALSESQYKAFTDTLMGLVQADGKVSLFEWLLYRLVSHQLGAQYSPRVEAKVRPHKLASLSNEVAELLSAVAWLSPHEEKAKRAFGMGANSMGLYGISLLPAPAPSSLGPALTRLQQAREPVRQRFLQGVLKAIKQDGEITAEEGEFFRVLAVCLDCPVALP, from the coding sequence ATGGATTTTTACAGCCATCAGGACCAGGCCAGGAGCAAGAGCTTCTGGCTGCTGGTGCTCTTTGCCATCGGCCTGCTGTTGCTCTCCACCGTCACCACCCTGCTGCTGGGCCTGGCCCTGCGCCAGGGCGCCGAGCACCCCGATCCGCAGCTGCCCCTGTTCAGCCTGACCCTGTACGGCTGGGTCAGTGGCGGGGTGTTCCTGGCCGCCTTGCTGGCCGCCGCCTTTAAGTACCTGGGTTTACACAGCGGTGGCCGCAAGGTCGCCGAATCCCTGGGCGGGCGCCGCGTCCTTGGCAGCACAACCAACCATCAGGAGCGCCAGCTGCTGAACGTGGTGGAAGAGATGGCCATCGCCGCCGGGGTGCCGGTGCCCCCTGTCTATATCCTGGGGGAAAGCGGTATCAACGCCTTTGCCGCCGGTTTTTCCATCAACGATGCGGTCATAGGGGTGACCCAGGGCGCCGTGGACCACTTCAGCCGTGACGAGCTGCAAGCGGTGATAGGCCACGAGTTCAGCCATATATTCAACGGCGACATGCGCCTTAACCTGCGGCTGGTGGCCCTGCTCTACGGCCTCTTTTTCGTGGGTAACCTGGGGCGCCTGTTGTTGCACGTGAGCGACAGCGGCTCAAGCAGCAACAAGAAGAACAACGGCGGTGTTTTGCTGGCCCTGGGCATTGGCCTGTTGATCATGGGTTATTTGGGGGGACTTTGGGCCCGTATCATGCAGTCGGCTATCAACCGCCAACGGGAATACCTGGCGGACGCCTCTGCGGTGCAGTTCACCCGCAACCCCCAAGGCCTGGCATCGGCCCTGAAAAAGGTCGGTGGCCACCAGTCCGGTTCAGTGGTCAGCCACAGCGCTACCGCCGAGTTCAGCCACCTGTTCTTCGGGCCGGCCATGACCTCCCAGTTTGCCGGCCTCTTTGCCAGCCACCCGCCCCTTCGCACCCGCATCCTGCGATTGGACCCCAGCTGGGACGGCCATTACAGCCGCTCAACCCCCAACCAGGGGCAAGAGGTCTCCAGCAAGGTCCAACCCAGTGCCACGGCGGCCTTGGCCGGCAGCGCCCAGGCGGCACTGGCCATGGCGGCGGCTTTACCAGCAGCCTTGAATGTGGCCAGCCGTGAACCCCTGGATGCCTGCTACCTTATTTTTGCCCTGTTGCTGGACGAGGACGACAACCTTCGCCAACAGCAGCTGCAAGGACTCAAGGCGCCGCAGCGGGCCCTGGCTTATTTCGAGGAACTGGGTTCCTTACAACCCGGCCAACGCCTGCCCTTGGTAGAAAAGGCCATCCCCAGCCTCAAAGCCCTGTCAGAAAGCCAATACAAGGCCTTTACCGACACCCTGATGGGGTTGGTGCAGGCCGACGGCAAAGTTAGCCTCTTTGAATGGTTGCTCTACCGGCTGGTCAGCCACCAGTTGGGGGCCCAATACAGCCCCAGGGTGGAAGCCAAGGTCAGGCCCCACAAGCTTGCCAGCCTCAGCAATGAAGTGGCCGAATTGCTCTCGGCCGTGGCTTGGCTCAGCCCCCATGAAGAAAAGGCCAAGCGCGCCTTCGGCATGGGGGCCAACAGTATGGGCCTGTATGGCATCAGCCTGTTGCCCGCCCCTGCCCCCAGCAGCCTGGGACCGGCCCTGACCCGGTTGCAGCAGGCCAGGGAGCCGGTGCGCCAGCGTTTCTTGCAAGGGGTGCTTAAAGCCATAAAGCAGGACGGCGAGATAACCGCCGAGGAAGGGGAATTTTTCCGGGTACTGGCCGTGTGCCTGGACTGCCCAGTAGCCCTACCTTGA
- a CDS encoding DUF6515 family protein encodes MWKAAISLALSGAMVTSPALAGKDEQRRQGEPKWQQRQVQLNQPQRGQEMQRHRFDGKQGRFHGAQPRQATPRYQDRHERRGDNRQQWDKGERRQDRRGDNRQQWDRGDRHQGQGRHWQQGREHYRYSTPYRHERRGYHVKRPYDHYWHSNRHHYYVRQLPSLAVSFIIGGVTFYSAYDSYYRYYPSYGYYQVVDPTLIWPVGTVVQVLPPDASEYWVGNRRYWMCGGVYFMALRGGGFVVVNL; translated from the coding sequence ATGTGGAAAGCCGCCATCAGCCTGGCACTGTCCGGTGCCATGGTAACCTCGCCGGCCTTGGCCGGTAAGGACGAACAGCGTCGCCAAGGCGAACCCAAATGGCAACAGCGCCAGGTGCAGCTCAACCAGCCGCAGCGCGGCCAGGAAATGCAGCGCCACCGCTTTGACGGCAAGCAGGGCCGTTTCCATGGCGCCCAGCCGCGCCAGGCAACACCCCGCTACCAGGACCGCCATGAACGCCGTGGCGATAACCGCCAGCAGTGGGACAAAGGGGAGAGGCGCCAGGATCGCCGTGGCGACAACCGCCAGCAATGGGACAGAGGCGATAGACATCAGGGCCAGGGCAGGCACTGGCAGCAGGGCCGCGAGCATTACCGCTACAGCACCCCCTATCGCCATGAACGCCGGGGCTATCATGTCAAACGCCCTTATGACCATTATTGGCACAGCAACCGCCACCATTACTATGTGCGCCAGCTGCCTAGCCTGGCGGTGAGCTTTATCATCGGTGGCGTCACCTTTTACAGCGCCTATGACAGCTATTACCGCTACTACCCCAGCTACGGCTACTACCAGGTGGTGGATCCGACCTTGATCTGGCCGGTGGGCACCGTGGTGCAGGTGCTGCCCCCCGATGCCAGCGAGTACTGGGTGGGTAACAGGCGCTACTGGATGTGCGGCGGTGTCTACTTCATGGCCCTGCGCGGCGGCGGCTTTGTGGTGGTGAACCTGTAA
- a CDS encoding PilZ domain-containing protein — translation MIEIDELRRLRRLEIDTPVTLVIEEDQLQGHCSDLSGKGMALILGRAVDPGTRVMVKLEGGMENLPPFVAEAMVVRCDPADKGFVVGVSFEI, via the coding sequence ATGATAGAGATCGATGAACTGCGCCGTCTGCGGCGCCTGGAGATCGACACTCCGGTTACCCTGGTGATAGAGGAAGACCAGCTGCAAGGCCACTGCAGCGACCTTAGCGGTAAGGGCATGGCCCTGATATTGGGCCGGGCGGTCGACCCTGGTACCCGGGTCATGGTCAAGCTGGAAGGGGGCATGGAGAATCTGCCGCCCTTTGTGGCCGAGGCTATGGTGGTGCGCTGCGATCCGGCCGACAAGGGCTTTGTGGTGGGGGTCAGCTTCGAGATCTAA
- a CDS encoding M23 family metallopeptidase, translated as MKSYALLSLLFAPLASLALPLNLDGPIEQGALIRGKTAPGAKVTLDGKVLKTSPQGDFVLGFGRDDKGPHLLAVALGDDSAHRKLVPKTRQYRLQKVNGVPERTVNPPEAVQARIRMEAAKVAKVRAETSNRLDFTAPLRWPLTGPITGVYGSQRIYNGTPKAPHFGVDVAAPTGTQVLAPWAGKVVLAEPDLYFSGGTLILDHGHGVSSTFLHLSALDVSPGQEVKAGDPIAKVGATGRATGPHLDWRLNWYEVRLDPALIAPPMPKGEGAPH; from the coding sequence ATGAAATCCTATGCCCTGTTAAGCCTGTTATTTGCCCCCCTGGCCAGCCTGGCCTTGCCCCTGAACCTTGACGGCCCCATAGAACAAGGGGCGCTGATCAGGGGCAAGACCGCCCCCGGTGCCAAAGTGACCCTGGACGGCAAGGTCCTGAAGACAAGCCCCCAGGGGGACTTTGTGCTGGGCTTTGGGCGGGACGATAAGGGCCCGCACCTGTTGGCGGTGGCCTTGGGGGATGACAGTGCCCACAGAAAATTGGTGCCCAAGACCCGCCAGTACCGGCTGCAAAAGGTCAATGGCGTACCGGAGCGCACCGTCAATCCGCCAGAGGCGGTGCAGGCACGTATTCGCATGGAAGCGGCCAAGGTGGCCAAGGTCCGCGCCGAAACCTCAAATCGCCTGGATTTCACCGCCCCCCTGCGCTGGCCCCTGACCGGCCCCATCACCGGTGTTTACGGGTCCCAGCGTATCTATAACGGCACCCCCAAGGCGCCTCACTTCGGGGTGGATGTGGCAGCACCTACCGGCACCCAGGTGTTGGCCCCCTGGGCCGGCAAGGTGGTGTTGGCCGAGCCCGATCTCTACTTTTCCGGCGGTACCCTTATCCTCGACCACGGCCACGGGGTCAGCTCTACCTTTTTGCACCTGTCGGCCCTGGATGTAAGCCCTGGCCAAGAGGTCAAGGCCGGGGACCCCATCGCCAAAGTGGGCGCGACCGGCCGTGCCACTGGCCCCCATCTCGATTGGCGTCTTAACTGGTATGAGGTGCGGTTGGATCCGGCGCTTATCGCACCCCCTATGCCCAAGGGTGAGGGCGCGCCACATTAA